ATTGACTGGCATTACCGGCCACGTCGGCATTCCGGCTGCCGCCATTGTGTTGCTAAGTGGTCCCGCACTGCTGGGCGCCGGCGCAGCAGCAGCCGACCCCAACGGTGACAAACATTTTCTGGATCTGCTCGCTGATCAAGGCATCCCCGCCATGGAGGGCGTGCCAAGCCTCGTCGACACAGCACACCAGGTCTGTCACGCGCTGGACAGCGGTATGTCGGCGCACCACGTGGTGGACGCGTTGGTCGACTATGCGGTGACCAACGATCCCAGCCAGCGCGAAATCGCGCCCGGCCGGCTCGCCCGCACCGAAGCGCGGTTCGTCATAGCGGCGGTGGGCGCATACTGCCCACACAACCGGGAGAAGCTCAATAGCCTCGTCACCCGCGCCGACCCCCCCACCGCGGGCTGGGTTACGCCGACGCATCCGCCGGCTACCGACATCCGGCTGGTGGGTTTCCACGCCGGTGGCGCTGCGCTCACCTCGCTGATCGGCGCGATGCCGCCCGCAGGGATAGCCGACCCGAAGCCGCCGAACCTTCCGGAACCGCCACCGGTGGCGCACCTGGAAGCACCGCCGCTT
This Mycobacterium simiae DNA region includes the following protein-coding sequences:
- a CDS encoding DUF732 domain-containing protein, with translation MFTGIPRLTGITGHVGIPAAAIVLLSGPALLGAGAAAADPNGDKHFLDLLADQGIPAMEGVPSLVDTAHQVCHALDSGMSAHHVVDALVDYAVTNDPSQREIAPGRLARTEARFVIAAVGAYCPHNREKLNSLVTRADPPTAGWVTPTHPPATDIRLVGFHAGGAALTSLIGAMPPAGIADPKPPNLPEPPPVAHLEAPPLPVVKPPRPQRPPLPQQEPPRPQQIPAPAQAPAPAPRPAEQPPKPAEQLPAPPEQLPPPPAPAPPPPPPPPSTPPKAPGYVKLAP